A genomic window from Flavobacterium johnsoniae includes:
- a CDS encoding gliding motility-associated C-terminal domain-containing protein, protein MLTGNTVAVAKYTLTGDANQVQIQVGGLVNLLTVLRIYDVRLEYAQPTVAGGFTQTVCAGSTTTLTATPAAGTTLAWYSSASSTTALATGNTFTTPALTSNTTYYIGISRTTGCEGNVRVPVVLNVSNPVAPAINNSGTTVCSTGPTQQTTLSVLNAIPGTTYSWYSVASGGTALAAGTTYSPTVPLGTTTFYVEGSIGSCISPTRAQVNVVSTSVPATPTVLTQSVTIQSGQNATLSATTPEVGAQLNWYDVPTGGTAVATNTANFTTPILTATKTYYVEAQSPNGSCVSAARVPVLVTVQPTSLVGCLEAGSQQIVQNGLCLLCSSTNPNNAVDGNPATATRLTVPVGLINGYVQQTLQFNNPGKAVDIVDVEMELPGGLADLSLLGAVSLATYNGATYNNDRVAINNPLITLQLLSGNRFRASVTAGANFDRVEIRLGGLATVLTSADIYQATYRFKVPAISGNTTICSGQTATVTAPLAVGETINWYSAATGGASLASTATFTTPALTAPATYYMQVTRNGCVNSERNPVQILITNPVEPTVTASPTTICSGQSTTLTVQAPVTGTVYNWYDAAAGGNLVFTGTSFATPALTVNTSYYVEAAIGDCTSATRTAVNLTVSPIPATPTFASSNVIIQSGQTVTLSVQNPVAGVRYNWFDVPTGGASIAFNTTSYTPSPALTANKTYYVEAVNVGTDCANPARGAITVTVIANASTCLQAGTQATVLSSGVVCALCSVTNDNASVDGDINTFSHLNITAGVLGSYIQQTLIFSNPGQTGDIIDVDLELPGGLADVTLLGSVSLATYNGATYNNDRTAISNNSLVGIQLLSGNKFKASFKATAPFDRVEVRFGALASLLTNLYIYQAAYRYPDATISGATAPICVGGTASLTATTTGTETYTWYDAAVGGNIVAVNPTAALTASTTYYLQGTRGGTCENSIRQAVTVNVLPIPTAADIVIPSPAEATCAGGVVLNPSTAIAGAQFKYYTDQNKTQEIITGTIVAAQPGVTFTKDAISGALTIAGLNATGTPYNYFIAASNGGTCENAINDLKQVTVNFPSTTVLTVNANPAPGCGSFNLGNAITNFDSTGNTTYTFYDPSNNVITADAAANITTGGVYSIEAQGTGDTCPAARQSVTVVINALPSLVITNPQESVNVGTNVTLTATSTGTVTWFDPQGNALAGPPFSTGVLSTPGVYTYTAVASDGICSRTATKVINVIDLSNCQSLAERVYATGQTSGSIITGTVTNGTNAVDGNPQTFSTITTGVGLLGVGTTWQSLTWPANIVKGTPVTVKLGSEYSLLAVGQNLSVIGTKNGVDIGAMQSVSGSLLNLISGDNTYEFTFVPSDASGPQDYDGIRIQSASLLSVAQNTKVFDAHYNRQVTAVACTPGDIQDIFYGATDLGLPVGAVTAAVGVSDAWNIADNDVTTFATMYSGVGALAAADLTVQFKTPSVVSDTLRIVISKPGALLDVNLLTGFTIQRYLGNVAVGAPIQNTSTLLSIRLLPGNSLAMVLVSSPTEIYDRVRIRLGGVAGVLDFLRVHTVERTANTTVIGADPQNKITVCPGSTITLQIPEEACSTYIWYDALTGGNSLSTGISYTLPANLPAGIYKYYVQPVRYGCETFARGEVTVEVKASAPVNALTDITLNGGTSTSVCTASGSVTLATSLSGTPLLTNPVYSWYSFDGTTSQLIVGETASQLVINGLAPGTYTYYVGVTSDQFCLTAEADRKQITFTILPPSTANDILVDDVTVCHDAAATLTPTAPTLASPVFTWYLDANKTQPITSGAVINGVTYTINAAGQLTATGLTEAMSPSTYYVAVSSTNTCENLAGTLQDAVILINDPNTPTTLDNTQDFCLSTTPTVANLQVNETNVVWYTTPTGGLPLASTTPLANGVYYAGATDIVFGCESSVRLAVTVTVTDPGTPTLVTAGTQNFCLVDAPTFASIQTNQPNIVWYTALTGGTLIPSTTALTTGQYFAAISDPTSGCESATRLTVDVIVNNPATPTLVTAGTQNFCQEDAPTFASIQTNEANIVWYTAATGGTLIPSTTALTTGQYFAAILDPATGCASATRLTVDVIVNDPGTPTLVTAGTQNFCQEDAPTFASIQTTQSNIVWYTAAKGGTLIPSTTALTTGQYFAAISDPATGCESATRLTVEVIVNDPGTPTLVTAGTQNFCVVNAPTFASIQTTQTNIVWYTAATGGTLIPSTTALTTGQYFAAISDPTTGCESATRLTVDVIVTDPATPTTTSATQTFCSGTNPTVANIQVNESNVIWFTTQTGGTALASTAALTTATYYGAIKDPTTGCESSVRLQVAVTVGNTINPTTNSASQTFCSANAPTIANIQVNESNVTWYTSAAGGTPIAAGTALTSGIYFGNIVDAATGCESTTRLQVTVTVVDPAGTPTTANATQNFCTLNSPTVANIQVNEANVVWYRTATGGTALPATTALTTGIYYGAISSAVGCENPVRLAVTVNVNAPSVVTTTSTNQKFCLNAAPTVANIQVNEANVVYYTTATGGTPLPANTPLTATTYYAAALSNTTNGCDNATRLAITVSFENDAAYQITTTDDTPCVFKGVTYSIANGKSNYLWTIVGGTIVSGGSTADGSVTVSWSDIGPGTVTVAYVNTCDERTIKTLNVSVSSCSDLTITNTVNNPTPNFGEQVTFTVTVNNVGEGDFINTIVSNLIPSGLELVSSSTSTGTFDPTTQLWTIPRLNAGQSVTLTIVAEVLPGGNYTSTATVETSTPLDVDATNNSASVTLEPICLTVYNEFTPNNDGKNDFFRIDCIETHPNNELKVFNRYGALVYSKVHYENDWDGTANVSGVVNRGDMLPTGTYFYVITIGDGTVKKGWLSIMR, encoded by the coding sequence TTGCTTACTGGTAATACTGTCGCGGTGGCAAAGTATACTTTAACGGGTGATGCGAATCAAGTGCAAATTCAAGTTGGTGGGCTAGTAAATTTATTAACCGTCCTTCGAATTTATGATGTTCGCTTAGAATATGCGCAACCAACAGTAGCGGGAGGTTTTACACAAACAGTTTGTGCTGGATCTACAACTACGCTTACTGCAACACCAGCAGCAGGAACTACTTTGGCTTGGTATAGTTCTGCTTCTTCTACAACAGCGTTGGCAACAGGAAATACTTTTACAACGCCTGCATTGACAAGTAATACGACATATTATATAGGAATTTCAAGAACAACAGGCTGCGAAGGAAATGTTCGAGTACCTGTTGTTTTAAATGTTTCTAATCCAGTTGCTCCGGCAATTAATAATTCTGGAACTACAGTTTGTTCTACAGGACCAACCCAACAAACTACTTTATCCGTTTTAAACGCGATACCAGGAACGACATATTCATGGTATTCGGTAGCAAGTGGAGGAACTGCATTGGCAGCCGGAACGACATATTCGCCAACAGTTCCTTTGGGTACAACTACTTTCTATGTTGAAGGTTCAATAGGAAGCTGTATAAGTCCAACCCGTGCTCAAGTAAATGTTGTTTCTACATCTGTACCAGCTACACCAACAGTACTGACTCAGAGTGTTACAATTCAATCTGGTCAGAATGCAACATTAAGTGCAACGACTCCAGAAGTAGGAGCGCAATTAAATTGGTATGACGTACCTACTGGAGGAACAGCAGTTGCAACAAATACGGCAAATTTTACAACTCCAATTTTAACAGCTACCAAAACTTATTATGTTGAGGCTCAAAGTCCAAACGGAAGTTGTGTAAGCGCCGCGAGAGTTCCTGTTTTGGTTACCGTTCAGCCAACATCTTTAGTTGGATGTCTTGAAGCTGGAAGTCAGCAGATAGTTCAAAACGGTTTATGTTTACTATGTAGTTCTACAAATCCAAATAATGCTGTTGACGGAAATCCAGCAACTGCTACAAGACTTACTGTTCCAGTCGGTTTAATAAATGGTTATGTTCAGCAAACATTACAATTTAATAATCCTGGAAAAGCTGTAGATATTGTTGATGTTGAAATGGAATTGCCAGGAGGCTTAGCAGATTTATCATTGTTGGGTGCAGTTAGTTTAGCTACTTACAATGGAGCCACGTACAATAATGATAGAGTTGCGATAAACAATCCTTTAATTACTTTACAATTATTAAGTGGGAATCGTTTTAGAGCCAGTGTTACTGCAGGTGCAAATTTTGATCGTGTAGAAATTCGATTGGGAGGTTTGGCAACTGTATTGACGAGCGCGGACATTTATCAAGCAACCTATAGATTTAAAGTACCAGCTATTTCTGGTAATACAACTATTTGTAGTGGACAAACTGCGACCGTAACAGCTCCACTTGCAGTTGGTGAAACAATAAATTGGTATAGTGCTGCGACAGGCGGAGCTTCATTGGCTTCTACTGCTACATTTACAACACCGGCATTAACTGCGCCGGCAACTTACTATATGCAAGTTACAAGAAATGGTTGCGTAAATAGTGAAAGAAATCCAGTGCAAATATTGATTACTAATCCTGTAGAGCCTACGGTTACCGCATCACCAACAACAATTTGTAGCGGACAATCTACTACACTAACTGTTCAAGCACCAGTTACAGGTACTGTTTATAATTGGTATGATGCTGCAGCTGGAGGTAATTTAGTATTTACAGGTACTTCATTTGCAACTCCTGCTTTAACAGTTAATACCAGTTACTATGTTGAAGCCGCTATTGGAGATTGTACTTCTGCAACGCGTACTGCGGTAAACTTAACAGTTAGTCCAATACCAGCAACGCCTACTTTTGCATCATCAAATGTAATTATACAATCTGGTCAGACAGTTACATTATCTGTACAGAATCCAGTTGCAGGTGTTAGATACAATTGGTTTGATGTACCTACGGGAGGAGCTTCAATAGCTTTTAATACAACATCGTATACACCAAGTCCAGCTTTAACGGCAAATAAAACTTATTATGTCGAAGCGGTTAATGTAGGTACTGATTGCGCTAATCCCGCAAGAGGAGCTATCACTGTTACTGTAATTGCAAATGCAAGCACTTGTTTACAGGCTGGAACTCAGGCAACAGTACTTAGCTCAGGTGTTGTCTGTGCATTATGTAGTGTAACAAATGATAATGCATCAGTTGATGGAGATATCAATACATTTTCACATCTAAATATTACAGCAGGAGTTTTAGGAAGTTATATTCAACAAACGCTTATTTTCTCAAACCCTGGACAAACTGGAGATATTATAGATGTTGATTTAGAATTACCAGGAGGTTTAGCAGATGTGACATTGCTAGGTTCGGTAAGTCTTGCAACTTATAATGGAGCTACTTATAATAATGACAGAACTGCTATTAGCAATAATAGTTTAGTTGGTATTCAATTATTATCTGGAAATAAATTTAAAGCTAGCTTTAAAGCTACAGCACCGTTTGATCGTGTTGAAGTTAGATTTGGAGCACTTGCTTCTTTATTAACTAATTTATATATCTATCAAGCAGCTTATAGATATCCAGATGCAACAATATCAGGAGCTACAGCACCGATTTGTGTTGGAGGAACGGCATCATTGACAGCAACAACTACAGGAACAGAAACTTACACTTGGTATGATGCTGCGGTAGGAGGAAACATCGTAGCTGTAAATCCAACTGCTGCTTTAACTGCTTCAACAACTTACTATTTACAAGGAACAAGAGGAGGAACTTGTGAGAACAGTATACGTCAGGCAGTAACAGTTAATGTATTGCCAATTCCAACAGCAGCTGATATTGTAATTCCAAGTCCAGCTGAAGCAACTTGTGCAGGTGGAGTGGTTTTAAATCCATCAACAGCTATTGCTGGGGCACAATTTAAATATTACACAGACCAAAATAAAACTCAGGAAATTATAACAGGAACTATTGTTGCGGCACAGCCTGGAGTAACTTTTACGAAAGATGCTATAAGTGGCGCACTGACAATTGCAGGATTAAATGCAACAGGAACTCCTTATAATTATTTTATTGCGGCTTCAAATGGTGGGACTTGCGAAAATGCAATTAATGATTTAAAACAAGTCACAGTTAATTTTCCTTCAACTACTGTTTTAACTGTAAATGCTAATCCAGCTCCTGGCTGTGGTAGTTTTAATTTAGGAAATGCAATTACAAATTTTGATTCTACAGGAAATACTACTTATACATTTTATGATCCTTCAAATAATGTAATTACTGCCGATGCAGCAGCTAACATAACAACTGGTGGAGTTTATTCAATAGAAGCTCAAGGTACAGGAGATACTTGTCCAGCGGCAAGACAATCTGTAACAGTTGTTATTAATGCTTTGCCAAGTTTGGTAATAACGAATCCACAGGAATCTGTAAATGTTGGAACAAATGTAACTTTAACAGCAACTTCAACTGGTACAGTAACTTGGTTTGATCCGCAAGGAAATGCTTTAGCAGGACCACCTTTTTCTACTGGAGTTTTAAGTACGCCAGGTGTTTATACTTATACAGCAGTTGCTAGCGATGGAATTTGCAGTAGAACAGCAACAAAAGTTATCAATGTAATTGATTTAAGTAATTGTCAATCTTTAGCTGAAAGAGTCTATGCAACAGGGCAGACTTCTGGTTCAATAATTACGGGAACTGTTACTAATGGCACAAATGCTGTTGATGGAAATCCACAAACATTCTCAACCATTACAACAGGAGTTGGACTTTTAGGAGTTGGTACAACTTGGCAGAGTTTAACTTGGCCAGCAAATATCGTTAAAGGAACACCTGTTACAGTTAAGTTAGGATCGGAATACAGTTTATTAGCTGTTGGTCAGAATTTATCTGTAATTGGAACTAAAAATGGAGTTGACATTGGAGCAATGCAATCAGTATCTGGTTCATTATTAAATTTAATTTCAGGAGATAATACTTATGAATTTACTTTTGTTCCTTCAGATGCTTCAGGACCACAAGATTATGATGGAATTAGAATTCAATCTGCATCATTATTAAGTGTTGCTCAAAACACAAAAGTATTTGATGCTCATTACAATAGACAAGTTACAGCTGTGGCATGTACTCCTGGAGATATTCAGGATATTTTCTACGGAGCAACAGATTTAGGTCTTCCTGTGGGAGCAGTAACAGCTGCTGTTGGAGTAAGTGATGCATGGAATATTGCGGATAATGATGTAACAACTTTTGCAACTATGTACAGCGGAGTTGGTGCTTTAGCTGCGGCTGATTTAACAGTACAATTTAAAACTCCTTCTGTAGTAAGTGACACTTTAAGAATCGTGATTTCTAAACCAGGAGCACTTTTAGATGTTAATTTACTTACTGGGTTTACAATTCAGCGTTACTTAGGTAATGTTGCTGTTGGAGCTCCAATTCAAAACACAAGTACATTATTAAGTATAAGATTACTACCAGGAAATTCTTTGGCAATGGTCTTGGTATCTTCACCAACAGAAATCTACGATAGAGTTAGAATTCGTTTAGGAGGTGTGGCAGGAGTATTAGATTTCTTAAGAGTTCATACAGTAGAAAGAACAGCAAATACAACAGTTATTGGTGCTGATCCGCAAAATAAAATAACGGTCTGCCCAGGAAGTACCATAACACTTCAGATACCTGAAGAAGCTTGTTCTACTTATATTTGGTATGATGCTCTAACAGGTGGAAATTCATTATCTACTGGTATTTCTTATACATTACCAGCTAATTTACCAGCAGGAATTTATAAATATTATGTGCAGCCAGTACGTTACGGTTGCGAAACTTTTGCAAGAGGAGAAGTTACGGTTGAAGTAAAAGCTTCAGCTCCAGTTAATGCTTTAACAGACATTACTTTAAATGGAGGAACATCAACATCTGTTTGTACAGCTTCTGGATCGGTAACTTTAGCGACAAGTTTAAGCGGAACGCCTCTATTAACTAATCCAGTTTATTCTTGGTATAGTTTTGACGGAACAACAAGTCAGCTTATTGTAGGAGAAACAGCATCACAGTTAGTGATAAACGGATTAGCTCCAGGAACATATACTTATTATGTTGGAGTAACTTCAGACCAATTTTGTTTAACTGCGGAAGCAGATAGAAAACAGATTACGTTTACAATTTTACCTCCTTCTACAGCAAATGATATTTTGGTTGATGATGTTACAGTTTGTCACGATGCAGCTGCGACATTAACTCCAACAGCACCAACATTAGCAAGCCCTGTATTCACTTGGTATTTAGATGCTAATAAAACACAGCCAATTACTAGTGGAGCGGTTATTAATGGGGTTACTTATACTATAAATGCAGCAGGTCAATTAACAGCAACAGGTTTAACAGAAGCAATGAGTCCAAGTACTTATTATGTAGCGGTTTCAAGTACCAATACTTGCGAAAACCTTGCTGGAACATTACAAGATGCTGTAATATTAATTAATGACCCGAACACGCCAACTACTTTAGATAATACTCAGGATTTCTGTTTGTCTACAACGCCGACGGTTGCTAATCTTCAAGTAAATGAAACTAATGTAGTTTGGTATACTACACCAACTGGTGGACTGCCTTTAGCATCTACAACACCTTTGGCTAATGGAGTTTATTATGCAGGAGCAACAGATATAGTTTTTGGATGTGAAAGCAGTGTGAGATTAGCTGTTACAGTAACAGTGACTGATCCTGGAACACCAACATTAGTTACAGCTGGAACACAAAATTTCTGTTTAGTAGATGCTCCGACCTTTGCAAGCATTCAGACTAATCAGCCAAATATTGTATGGTATACGGCTTTAACAGGCGGAACTTTAATTCCATCAACGACAGCATTAACAACTGGACAATATTTTGCAGCAATTTCTGATCCAACATCAGGATGTGAAAGTGCTACAAGATTAACAGTTGATGTAATTGTAAATAATCCTGCAACGCCAACATTGGTAACAGCAGGAACACAAAACTTCTGTCAGGAAGATGCACCGACATTTGCGAGCATTCAGACAAATGAAGCTAATATAGTTTGGTATACAGCTGCAACAGGCGGAACTTTAATTCCATCAACAACAGCTTTAACAACTGGGCAATATTTTGCAGCAATTCTAGATCCAGCAACAGGCTGTGCAAGCGCTACAAGATTAACAGTTGATGTAATTGTAAATGATCCCGGAACTCCTACTTTGGTAACAGCAGGAACGCAAAATTTCTGTCAGGAAGACGCACCTACATTTGCAAGCATTCAGACTACTCAATCTAATATAGTTTGGTACACAGCTGCAAAAGGCGGAACTTTAATTCCTTCTACAACAGCTTTAACAACTGGACAATATTTTGCAGCAATTTCTGATCCAGCAACTGGCTGCGAAAGCGCTACAAGATTAACAGTTGAGGTAATTGTAAATGATCCAGGAACACCGACATTAGTTACAGCAGGAACACAAAACTTCTGTGTAGTTAATGCACCAACATTTGCAAGCATTCAGACAACTCAGACAAATATAGTTTGGTATACAGCTGCAACTGGCGGAACTTTAATTCCTTCTACAACGGCATTAACAACGGGACAATATTTTGCTGCGATTTCTGATCCGACAACAGGTTGTGAAAGCGCTACAAGATTAACAGTTGATGTAATTGTAACAGATCCTGCAACGCCTACAACAACTTCTGCAACGCAAACTTTCTGTTCAGGAACAAATCCAACAGTTGCAAATATTCAGGTAAATGAAAGCAATGTAATTTGGTTCACAACTCAAACTGGTGGAACAGCTTTGGCTTCTACAGCAGCTTTAACAACAGCAACTTATTACGGAGCTATAAAAGACCCAACAACAGGTTGTGAAAGTAGTGTCAGATTACAAGTTGCCGTAACAGTTGGAAATACAATTAATCCAACAACAAACAGTGCAAGTCAGACTTTCTGTTCTGCAAATGCGCCAACAATTGCTAATATTCAGGTTAATGAAAGTAATGTAACTTGGTATACTTCTGCAGCAGGAGGAACGCCAATTGCAGCAGGAACAGCATTAACTTCTGGAATTTATTTTGGAAATATTGTAGATGCAGCGACAGGTTGCGAAAGCACAACTCGTTTGCAAGTTACAGTTACAGTTGTTGATCCAGCAGGAACTCCAACAACTGCTAATGCAACTCAAAATTTCTGTACGCTAAATTCACCAACAGTTGCTAATATTCAAGTAAATGAAGCAAATGTAGTTTGGTATAGAACAGCAACAGGAGGAACAGCACTTCCAGCAACAACAGCTCTTACAACTGGTATCTATTATGGTGCGATTTCTAGCGCAGTTGGATGTGAGAATCCAGTGAGATTAGCAGTTACCGTAAATGTTAATGCACCAAGCGTAGTTACAACAACAAGCACAAATCAGAAATTCTGTTTAAATGCTGCGCCAACAGTTGCTAATATTCAAGTAAATGAAGCAAATGTAGTATACTATACTACTGCGACTGGCGGAACACCATTACCAGCTAATACTCCTCTTACAGCAACGACTTATTATGCTGCTGCATTGAGCAATACAACTAATGGTTGTGATAATGCAACAAGATTAGCTATTACAGTTTCATTCGAAAATGACGCTGCGTATCAAATTACAACAACAGATGATACTCCATGTGTTTTCAAAGGTGTAACGTATTCAATTGCCAACGGAAAATCTAATTATCTATGGACAATCGTTGGAGGAACAATCGTTTCTGGAGGTTCTACAGCAGATGGTTCTGTAACAGTTTCTTGGTCAGATATTGGACCTGGAACAGTAACGGTAGCTTACGTTAATACTTGTGATGAAAGAACAATTAAAACTCTAAATGTTAGTGTGTCAAGCTGTTCAGATTTGACAATTACCAATACAGTTAATAATCCGACTCCAAATTTTGGAGAACAGGTAACATTTACAGTAACGGTAAATAATGTTGGAGAAGGAGACTTCATCAATACAATTGTAAGTAATTTGATTCCTAGTGGTTTAGAGTTGGTAAGTTCATCTACATCAACTGGAACTTTTGATCCGACAACTCAACTTTGGACAATTCCAAGATTAAATGCAGGTCAAAGTGTAACACTAACAATTGTTGCTGAGGTACTACCAGGCGGCAATTACACAAGTACAGCGACTGTAGAAACTTCAACTCCTTTAGATGTTGATGCAACAAATAATTCTGCTTCAGTAACATTAGAACCAATTTGTTTAACTGTTTACAATGAGTTTACACCAAACAATGATGGTAAAAATGACTTCTTCAGAATTGATTGTATCGAAACTCATCCAAACAACGAATTGAAAGTGTTTAATAGATACGGAGCATTAGTGTACAGTAAAGTACATTATGAAAATGACTGGGACGGAACTGCAAATGTATCCGGAGTTGTTAATAGAGGAGATATGTTGCCAACAGGTACTTATTTTTATGTGATAACCATTGGAGATGGAACGGTTAAAAAAGGCTGGTTGTCTATTATGAGATAA
- a CDS encoding PorP/SprF family type IX secretion system membrane protein: protein MKLYIKSLETYFILICSFITVCATAQQEPQYTQYMYNTMSVNPAYAGSTGSTEAALLYRSQWVGISGAPQTQSFSIHSPLRNENLGLGLSIVNDKIGPSDELYFDGNFAYSIPLGYEKRLAFGLKAGGRMLNIDWSKGRYYDSDDVLLNQNINNQIKLAVGAGIYYYTDKWYVGLSVPSFMRSNYYDDVQESIDYDRLHYYLMGGYVFDLNPNLKFKPAFLVKAVSGAPITADVSANFMIQEKFVIGGAYRTDDSVSILAGFQIAPSFFLGYSFDYTVSQLNKYNDGTHEIILRYQFVQKQSKIKSPRFF, encoded by the coding sequence ATGAAACTATATATAAAATCATTAGAAACGTATTTCATTTTAATATGTTCTTTTATCACGGTTTGTGCCACAGCACAGCAAGAACCTCAATATACTCAGTATATGTATAATACTATGTCAGTAAATCCAGCTTATGCTGGGTCTACTGGCTCTACTGAAGCAGCTCTTTTATACCGTTCACAATGGGTAGGGATTTCTGGAGCTCCACAAACGCAATCATTCTCTATACATTCTCCTCTTAGAAATGAGAATTTAGGATTAGGATTGAGTATTGTTAACGACAAAATTGGTCCTTCTGATGAACTATATTTCGATGGAAATTTTGCTTATTCAATTCCTTTAGGATATGAAAAAAGACTTGCTTTCGGTTTGAAAGCAGGAGGAAGAATGCTAAATATCGATTGGTCTAAAGGAAGGTATTATGATAGTGATGATGTTTTGTTAAATCAGAATATCAACAATCAAATTAAGTTAGCAGTCGGAGCCGGAATTTACTATTACACCGACAAATGGTATGTAGGACTTTCTGTTCCTAGTTTTATGAGAAGTAATTATTATGATGATGTTCAAGAATCTATAGATTATGATCGTTTGCATTATTATTTAATGGGAGGATATGTTTTCGATTTGAATCCAAATTTGAAATTTAAGCCTGCATTTTTAGTAAAAGCCGTTAGCGGAGCGCCAATTACGGCAGACGTATCAGCAAATTTTATGATTCAAGAAAAGTTTGTTATAGGGGGAGCATATCGAACAGATGATTCTGTTAGTATACTGGCTGGTTTTCAAATAGCTCCAAGTTTTTTCCTTGGATATTCATTTGATTACACTGTAAGCCAATTGAACAAATACAATGATGGTACACACGAAATCATCTTGCGTTATCAATTTGTGCAAAAACAAAGCAAAATTAAATCTCCTCGATTCTTCTAA